Genomic window (Fundidesulfovibrio soli):
CGCCGTGCCGATCCTGGCGGGGACCCGCTGGATCCCGCTGCTGCTGTTCGGGGTGGCGGCCTGGGCCGCGCTGCTGCTTCTTGGCGCGGCCGTCGCGCGGAGGTTCTCCCTGCTCGCCGACTCGGACCTGCGCCATGGCTGGGCCCTGTTCAGCCTGGGCCTGGCCTTCTTTATGGGCGCCAGGACCATTCCGCTCACATCCAGCCACATCCTGAACATCCTTCTGGTCACCGCGGCCTTCGCCGGGGGCTGTCTCATGCTGCGCAGGCATTACCCCGAGGGGGCGCTGGGCTTCTTCTTCGCGGTTTATGGGGCGGGCATGCTCACGCAGATGCTGAACCTGCCCCCCGAACTCATCGGCGTGACCTGGCCGCCGGTCATGGCCCTTGCGGGCTGGATGCGCTGGCGGGCCGGGGAGCGCTCCGTGGCCGCGCGGCTGTGGGCGGCGGGCCTGGCCGCATTGGCCGGGTTCGCCCCGCTGGCCGTGGCCGCGGTGCAGGCATGGTTCATCCTGCGCCTGATGGTGGCGGCGGCACGGGGGCTCAAGAAGCTGCTGGCCGATGCGGGGGGGATGTGGTTCAATTACGTCTATCCCCTGGCCGTCACCTTCCTCGTGGTGCTCTACATGTGCTGGGTGCTGGTGTTCATGGGCGGCCCGGGCTTCGTGGACTACGTGTTCGAGCAGCAGTGGGAGCTGGGGCCAGTGAAGCTCTCCCTGGAGGCCCTGTCCTCCATGGCGCTCCTGTTCTTCGCGGTGCGCCTGCTCCTGGCCTGGGTCGGCGCCTTCCTTGAGGAATCCAGTTTCGGCGGCAAGCCCCTGGACCCTGCCCTCTCCCACACCCTGACGACCCTGTGCTCCTACGTGCTCTGGCTGTCGTTCTTCCTGGTGGGCCTGCACCAGCTTGGGCTGCCCCTCTCCGGGCTGACCTGGATCGCCTCGGGCCTCTCCGTGGGCGTGGGCTTCGGGCTCAAGGACATCATCAACAACTTCGTCTCCGGCCTGATCATCCTCTTCGGCGGCTCCATCAAGAAGGGCGACGTGGTGCAGACGGGCAAGCTCATCGGCGAGGTGACCAGCGTCTCGGTGCGCAACACCACCGTGCGCACCATGGACAACTCCATGGTCATCATCCCCAACTCCAGCTTCCTGCGCGGCGAGATCATCAACTGGAGCTTCCAGGACAAGCGCATCCGCCTGACCATCCCCGTGAGCGTGATCCCGGGCACCAAGGTCAAGAAGGTGCGCAAGATCCTGCTCGAGACGGCCAGGGAGAACCCGAAGGTGCTCAAGGACCCCTCGCCCTCGGTGGTGCTTCGCCAGTTGGGCAAGATGGGACTGGATTTCGAGCTGTACGTGTGGATTGAGGACTTCCGCGCCAAGTACGACGTGGAGTCCGAGCTGGCGGCCAGCATCGACCAGGCCCTGCAGGACGCCAAGGTCACCGTGGCCTTCCAGGGCGCCAAGGTGAAGTACAAGCCCAAGGGGTCGGAGGAGGCCCAGCGCCAGGCCGCGCGCGAGGCCCTGCGGGAGAAGCGCCACAAGGTGTTCTCCCTGGTGCGCCCCCTCAGGCGGGTGCACATGCGCGCCAAGTGGGGTGTGCCCGCCGCCGTGCCCGCCGAGGAGGAATCCTGAGGCCATCCGTCGCCGCAGTGTAACCTGAGCCGGGCCGGGAGCGACATGAAAGGCGGAGGCCGGGTGGCAAGGACAGGACCAGACGATTCGCAGGCTGTCAGGCGCGTGTTGGACGGAGACACGGAGGCTTTCACCGTGCTCGTGAAGGCGCACGAGCAGCATCTTTTCCGCCTGCTGTCGCGCCACCTGCCCGCCAGCGAGGTGCCGGAGGCCGCACAGGAGGCCTTCCTGGACGCCTATCAGCACCTCTCCAAGCTGCGCGAACCGGAACGCTTCCGCTCCTGGCTTTCCGCCATCGCCCTGCGCCGCTCGGCCGACTTCTGGCGCGAGAACGCACGCAGGGCCGAGAGGGGGGTGGACTTCTCCAGCCCCGTGGAGCTCGCCTGGCTGGAGAGCGTCATGCTGGAGGACTCGTCGGAGCGGTTCGAACAGCAGATCGAGCGCGGCGAGGCGGCCCGGCTTGTGGAGACGCTGCTCAAGGAAATAAGCCCTGAAGACCGCATCGCCGTGGAGCTCTACTACGCCGAGGAATATTCCGTGGCGGAGATCGGCGAGATGCTGGGATGGGGGGAATCGAAAGTGAAGGTGCGGCTGCATCGCGCCAGACAGAAGATGGCCCGCAAATGCGAAGGCCTGACCGGACGGGGGGGTACGACATGATCGACAACGTGAAATTGGAGCGCATCTGCGCCAAGGTGGTGGCCGGCCGCCCCGCGGTGGACGTGCCCCCGGGGTTCGCCGGACGGGTGATGGCACACGTTCGCGAGCGGGCCGAGGCCGCGCTGGAGGGCTGGTTCGTGCGCCGGGTGGCCTTTCCGCTCATGGCTGGCGGCGGGGTCGCCTCGCTGGGCCTGGGCATCGCCTGGATGTGGCTGTGGCAGGCCGGATACATGACCGAGCTTTCGATCCTGCTTTCGGGCAACGTGGTGGGGGGGTTCTAGATGGCGCTGACGAGCAAGAGCAAGATGGCGCTCGCCGGAGCTGGCATCTTCCTGGCTGGCCTGATGGTCGGCGCGGTGGGCACCGCCCTGGTGGCCAAGTACCACATCGCCCCCCTGGCCCGCATGGACAGGCCCGGAGCCGCCGGGTTCTTCATGGATCGCCTGAGCATGGCCCTCAAGCTCGACGACGAGCAGCGGCGCGGCATCCTGCCCATCGTGGAGGAAACCCTTGGCAGGGTCGGCCAGGCGCGCATCCCCTGCCTCCAGGCCGAGGACCAGGCTGTGACCGCCGGCGCGGCCCGCATCCGCGAGCAACTGCGCCCTGAGCAGCAGAGCCGCTTCGATGAATTCCTGGCCAAGACCAAGGAGCGCCGCCGCAAGATATTCGGATACTGAGCGAACCTCTCCGCCCAAGCCATTTGACGCCGGAGGGCTTTTTGTTCACCATGAACAAAAGGCCCTTTCCATTTTCCGGCGGTCACCATGATCAAGCTCTCCTGCCTGTCGTTGTTCAAGGCATCGTTGGCCCTAACCGGCCTGCACTTCGGCACGTTCTGCCGCTGGCTGATAGCGCCGCTGCTGCTGAGCGCCGCCGCGCTGCTGGCGGCCTTCGGCCTGCACTCCTGGAAGGGCGTCTGGGCGCTCTACATCCCCGCCGGTTTGTTCGCGCTGTTCTGCTGGATGCCCTACTGCCTGCGCGTGAACCAGATGGCCATCCTCGGCGACGTGGAGCCGGGGGGCTACGTTGAGAAGATCTTCAGCCGCAGGAGCCTGCGCTACGTGCTCTACGCGGTGCTGCTCACCGTCATCGTGTCCGTGGGGATCGGCCTGTCCCTGGCTCCGGTGCTGATCGCGGGCCAAGGCGGCGCGGATGGCCGCATCGGGCTTATCGTTGGGTCTGTGGCCGCCACGCTGGTGCTGCTCACTGCGCTTCTGACGCTCACGGCCCCGCTGCATTTGATCTATCCCGCCGTGGCCGTGGAGGAGGAGCCCTCCCTCTCCCAGGCCTACCACCTCGGCGCGGGTCACAAGTTCTCCCTGCTCATGACCATGGGGCTGCCCCCGCTGGTCTTCGGGCTGCTGAACGGGCTGGTGGAGGGGCTGTCCTGGCTCCTTCTGCCGGAATCCTCAGGCGCCGCGAAGCTGATCACGATGCCCCTCACCGTGACGATATCCTGGCTCAACTCCATCACGTCCATGTCCGTGATGGCCATCGCCTACCGCACCCTGCGCGGCCTGCCCGACCCGGACGCGCCCGGGGAATCCGAACAAACCGAAGGAGCCCAGACGTGACCTCAGACGACGGCGAAAGCTGGCGTTTTTCCCCCCTGGCCGTGGCCGGGGGGGCGCTCGCCTTCGTGATCTCCAACGGGAGCCTGCTCGCCAAGTGGGCCCTGGCCCCCGTGGCCTTCGGCATGTTTTTCCATCTGTTCATGCCCTCGAAACCGGCCTCCCCCGATGCGGGCGGCCCGCCGGTCCTGGTGATGCTGGCCATCAGCTTCCTGCTGCTCTGGGTGCGCGTGCCCCTCGACGTGCGGCTGTACCGCAAGGCCTTGCTCTCCGAGACGCCGTCCTCATTCTATGGGATGCAACTGCTGGAGCCGGGCACCTGGCGCTACATCGGGACCTACATCAAAATCACAGGCGCTTATCTGGCCGCCGCGGCCCTGCCCGGAACGGTGCTGGCCCTTGCGTACATCGTCAGCGGCGCTGGCGCGGGCGCAAAGGCGGCGGCCGGATGGGAGCAGGCGGTCGGCCCCGTGGCCTACGGGCTGCTGATCTGCGCGGCGGGGTACCTCTGGCTCTCCCCGCGGGCCACCATGCTCTTCGCGGACACCGCGGCGGGCGGCTCCATGCGGCTGTTCGGAAGGAATCCCGGCATGCTCGCGGCCTGCAAGGCCCGCTGGCGCATCGTGGCGGTCATGGTCATGATCTGGCTCCCGGAGTATGCCGGCATCGGATTGAACCTCCTTGGCGACGCCCTGGGCTGGTGGGAGAACACGGCGCTGGCCCTGGCCTTCGCACTGGTCAGCTACCTCCTGGGCTTCGCCACGGCGCTGGTCTCCATGGCAGCCGGAGCGCTCATCTACTCCCAGCTCCAGGGCAGGCCGGAACCCGCCCCGCTCGATCCGGAAGAGGCGTGAGCCGCGGCCCCCTGAGCGTGCCGCAGGCCGTCATGGGCGTATTCGCCCTGATGGGCGGCCACTCCAGGGCGCTGCTGCTGCTCTCCTGGCCGATGGCCGCTTGCGGGGGGCTCTTTCTGGCCGCGGCCGCACTGGGCCTGGTGCCTTATTGGGCCGTGCTCCCAGCGCTTGGGGCCACGGTATTCGCCCTGCTGTTGCTGGCGGCGTCCTTCAACGTCCATGCTTTGCGCCTGCTGCTGGCTCCCTGGGAGCCGCCCGCGGGTTTCCTGGCCAGGCTGGCCCGGGGCGCCACCTGGCGGCAGCTCGGCGCGCTGGCCCTGCTCATAGGCCTGGCCATCGTTCCCGGCACCCTGGGGCACTGGCTGGCCTCCTTCACGGAGGACATCGGGCTGCCGGAGCAGGCCGAAGCCGTCCTGGCCGTAGCGCTGCCCGTGCTCGCGGTCCAGGCCGCCACGCCCAGGCTCCAATTGCTCTGGCTGCCGGGGCTGGCCCTGGGCGTCCCGGCCCCCTGGCGTGCGGCACGGCGCGCGGCCAGCGGCAACCTGGTCCGCCTGGCCGCCCTGAACGTGCTGCTGGGCGTGTTCTGGCTGGGCGTGAACCTGTTCGCGGGCTGGCTTGTGGGGGCCTTTTCCCTTGAGGGCACCCAGTCCCAGCTCGAACTGCTCACGGAATTCTGCTGTCTGCCCGTGCAACTCGGCGCCTGGGTCTGCCTCCAGGCCATCTGCCACGTTCGTCTGGATCGTTCCCCCGAAATCTGACTTTTTTTCGTTCCGGCCAAGTTTTTCCCCACATAGCCCTATATGGGGTGCAATTCGCGCGCTCCTGCATATCATGCCTCTCCACCTGGCAAGGAGAACGCATGACATTTACGAGAACAACGCTCATCGACGCGAGCCCCTCGGGGGATTCCGTCAAGCAGGCCGTCCTGGACCTGGACGCCGACCTCACCGGGGCCTTCGCCGGCCTCAACCAACTCCTGGCGTCGCTCGGCGGCAAGATCAGCCAGGGGGACTACAACCAGCCCCAGGGCGTGCCCCGTCTGGACGCCTCGGCCAAGATCCCCGCCGGACTGCTCCCCAGCCTGCTGGCGGAAGGCCCCGTCGGCATGATCGCAGCCTTCGGCGTCCAAACGTTGCCCTCCGGGAGCAACTGGCTGGAGTGCAACGGCGCGGAGCTGGCCCTGGCTGAGTATCCCGCGCTCTACGCCGCTATCGGCACATCCTTCGGTTTCGCCTCGGACCCGGCCAAGTTCAGGCTCCCGGACCTGCGCGGCACGTTCCTGCGCGGCTGGGACCACAACGCACACGTGGACCCCGACGCAGCCAGCAGGACGCGTGGGGACACCGTGGGCTCTTCGCAGGCGGACTGCATGCAGAAGCACTGCCATCCCGCCGGATGGGAGCGTGGAGAGGTCGGGGGCGGCCTTGAGCGGGGGTTGGATCCTGGAACCAGGACCGCCGGGGTCGGATGGACCCACGACTTTGACCAAGCCCAGATCACCAC
Coding sequences:
- a CDS encoding mechanosensitive ion channel family protein, encoding MRALAAILLALWTMVPAAQAGALDGEAWKEMLAGIDADLQRRSGEVAAMNAALPEISAKAQASLADCDNMLTQTLLLRGLAGENPWTMRTLMFRFSGLSQRLDDASRRIKLLKDHLTRVKEENAILREIRRKGMDVAYDDATVNDLAEHTRKLAPIKAQVDVLQARVNQILVQFETLAGQVAGARNELVKDYRNVFRDHFFVRTHPVMDTYGAVLLASVTRDWLSDFPRFAVPILAGTRWIPLLLFGVAAWAALLLLGAAVARRFSLLADSDLRHGWALFSLGLAFFMGARTIPLTSSHILNILLVTAAFAGGCLMLRRHYPEGALGFFFAVYGAGMLTQMLNLPPELIGVTWPPVMALAGWMRWRAGERSVAARLWAAGLAALAGFAPLAVAAVQAWFILRLMVAAARGLKKLLADAGGMWFNYVYPLAVTFLVVLYMCWVLVFMGGPGFVDYVFEQQWELGPVKLSLEALSSMALLFFAVRLLLAWVGAFLEESSFGGKPLDPALSHTLTTLCSYVLWLSFFLVGLHQLGLPLSGLTWIASGLSVGVGFGLKDIINNFVSGLIILFGGSIKKGDVVQTGKLIGEVTSVSVRNTTVRTMDNSMVIIPNSSFLRGEIINWSFQDKRIRLTIPVSVIPGTKVKKVRKILLETARENPKVLKDPSPSVVLRQLGKMGLDFELYVWIEDFRAKYDVESELAASIDQALQDAKVTVAFQGAKVKYKPKGSEEAQRQAAREALREKRHKVFSLVRPLRRVHMRAKWGVPAAVPAEEES
- a CDS encoding phage tail protein, coding for MTFTRTTLIDASPSGDSVKQAVLDLDADLTGAFAGLNQLLASLGGKISQGDYNQPQGVPRLDASAKIPAGLLPSLLAEGPVGMIAAFGVQTLPSGSNWLECNGAELALAEYPALYAAIGTSFGFASDPAKFRLPDLRGTFLRGWDHNAHVDPDAASRTRGDTVGSSQADCMQKHCHPAGWERGEVGGGLERGLDPGTRTAGVGWTHDFDQAQITTAELQAGNIWGGFAPTGLETRPKNTAVMFCIKWR
- a CDS encoding RNA polymerase sigma factor; protein product: MKGGGRVARTGPDDSQAVRRVLDGDTEAFTVLVKAHEQHLFRLLSRHLPASEVPEAAQEAFLDAYQHLSKLREPERFRSWLSAIALRRSADFWRENARRAERGVDFSSPVELAWLESVMLEDSSERFEQQIERGEAARLVETLLKEISPEDRIAVELYYAEEYSVAEIGEMLGWGESKVKVRLHRARQKMARKCEGLTGRGGTT